From Enterococcus mundtii, the proteins below share one genomic window:
- a CDS encoding GntR family transcriptional regulator, with translation MGNNLQQQAYEAIRQQIIYSELAPGSKISDRILEEQLTIGRTPIREALIQLRNQELIKTIPQSGTYISKIDIRSADLARYMREKLEQPILQECSAKMNDKAHQRLEMILEQTDQAILAQDKKTFFLLDKAFHQMCYKVAGKEEIWTWLESYSTHLDRFRWLRLTISELDWGRVLDEHQILLRAMKEHALDEVGFLCNLHLHMIIEEQEQVILHYPSYFEIISSEV, from the coding sequence ATGGGGAACAATTTGCAACAACAAGCATACGAAGCCATCAGACAACAAATCATCTATTCTGAATTAGCTCCCGGGAGTAAGATTTCCGACAGAATCTTAGAAGAACAACTAACGATTGGACGCACGCCGATTCGAGAAGCATTGATCCAACTTAGAAATCAGGAATTGATCAAAACAATTCCTCAATCCGGTACATATATCTCAAAAATCGACATACGTTCCGCAGACTTGGCACGTTACATGCGAGAAAAATTAGAGCAACCGATTTTACAAGAGTGCAGTGCTAAAATGAACGATAAAGCGCATCAGCGCTTGGAGATGATTTTAGAACAGACGGATCAAGCCATCTTGGCACAAGACAAAAAAACCTTCTTTCTTTTGGATAAAGCCTTTCACCAAATGTGTTACAAAGTCGCGGGGAAAGAAGAAATATGGACTTGGCTTGAAAGCTATAGCACTCACTTAGATCGTTTCCGTTGGTTGCGTTTGACGATTTCTGAATTAGATTGGGGCCGTGTATTAGATGAACATCAAATCTTATTGAGAGCCATGAAAGAACACGCACTTGATGAAGTGGGCTTTCTTTGTAACCTCCACCTCCATATGATCATTGAGGAACAAGAACAAGTGATCCTTCATTATCCGAGTTATTTTGAAATAATCTCTTCTGAAGTATAA
- a CDS encoding acyl-CoA thioesterase, protein MEKYTGYLREPFYYETDQMGIIHHSNYIRWFEEARVALLEHLDFSYKKIEEQGIIIPVLGVSCEYKEMIRYGDKILIQPIIESYTGTRLNFRYEIYDTEDQRLRTTGTSQHCFLLAENQRLVKLGRVNPSLDSLFKTYANIDTDPDSATEMK, encoded by the coding sequence ATGGAAAAATATACCGGCTACCTTAGAGAGCCTTTTTATTACGAAACCGATCAAATGGGTATCATTCACCACAGCAACTATATCCGCTGGTTCGAAGAAGCACGTGTTGCGTTGTTAGAACATTTAGATTTTAGTTACAAGAAAATCGAGGAACAAGGCATCATCATCCCTGTACTAGGCGTAAGTTGCGAATACAAAGAGATGATCCGTTATGGGGACAAAATCTTGATCCAACCAATTATCGAAAGCTATACAGGTACACGCTTGAATTTCCGTTATGAGATCTACGACACAGAAGATCAGCGTTTACGGACGACCGGTACAAGCCAACACTGTTTCTTGCTTGCAGAAAATCAACGTTTAGTCAAACTAGGCCGTGTAAATCCTAGCTTGGATAGTCTGTTTAAAACTTATGCAAACATCGACACAGACCCTGATTCTGCAACAGAAATGAAATAA
- a CDS encoding NAD(P)H-hydrate dehydratase, whose amino-acid sequence MELNERLLQQVITPRPIESHKGTFGKVLLIGGNEQFGGAIIMSALAAVHSGAGLTTVVTDPNNHVAVHSHLPEAMVGDWTNKETWHSAFEDADVLLIGPGLGTDQQSLELLQFVLTKQTEKQWLVIDGSALTLLARHSLELPYPEHTVLTPHQMEWQRVSGLRLDEQSEENNQQKQQELGASLVLKSHQTTIYGQNGIYYNTAGSPAMATGGMGDTLAGMIAGFLAQFPKNDQTISAAVYLHSIIGDQLAKEQYVVLPTQISQYIPKWMHYFSQR is encoded by the coding sequence ATGGAATTAAATGAACGATTACTCCAACAAGTGATTACTCCTCGCCCCATCGAATCTCATAAAGGTACATTTGGTAAAGTCCTGTTGATTGGCGGAAACGAGCAATTCGGTGGTGCGATCATCATGAGCGCTTTAGCAGCTGTCCATAGTGGCGCTGGCTTGACAACTGTTGTAACAGATCCTAATAATCACGTGGCCGTCCATAGTCATTTACCAGAGGCAATGGTAGGGGATTGGACAAATAAAGAAACATGGCATTCGGCTTTTGAAGATGCCGATGTCTTACTGATTGGTCCGGGATTAGGAACCGACCAACAAAGCCTTGAACTTCTGCAATTTGTCCTAACAAAACAAACAGAAAAACAATGGTTAGTCATTGATGGTTCTGCCCTGACATTGTTGGCTAGGCATTCGCTGGAGCTTCCTTATCCAGAGCATACCGTTCTCACACCCCATCAAATGGAATGGCAACGCGTCAGTGGATTGCGTTTAGATGAGCAATCTGAAGAGAACAATCAGCAGAAACAACAAGAATTAGGGGCATCCCTGGTTTTAAAAAGTCATCAAACAACGATCTATGGGCAAAATGGCATCTATTACAATACAGCAGGTTCACCAGCTATGGCAACAGGTGGTATGGGGGATACGTTAGCTGGCATGATTGCTGGTTTTTTAGCTCAGTTTCCAAAAAATGACCAAACGATCAGTGCCGCTGTCTATTTGCATAGCATTATCGGCGACCAATTAGCAAAAGAGCAGTATGTCGTTTTACCGACTCAAATCAGTCAGTACATCCCAAAATGGATGCATTATTTTAGTCAAAGATAA
- the pepV gene encoding dipeptidase PepV — translation MTINWQKEVEARKEDLLEDLKNLLRVSSERDDSKATADAPFGPGPRDALKHMLAYGERDGFVVKNVDNYAGHIDLGEGDETLGIFGHMDVVPAGDGWDTDPYEPVIKDGKIFARGSSDDKGPSMAAYYAMKIIKDLDLELSKKVRFVVGSDEESGWADMAYYFEHEEEPDFGFSPDAEFPIINGEKGNVSFAFRFKGDNAGDYVLKSFTSGLRENMVPGTATAKIEVPSADAAVALEKAFYEFIEANPINGSIEAEHTFVTINVVGKGAHGASPQSGINAGSFLASFLDNYEFIGAAKQFIHVAATYVHEDFYGEKLGVAHEDEKMGKLTMNAGLFAFKENGSEDDNYINMNFRFPKGTTTDELESKLNKTVADEGASVTRGARVMEPHYVPMDDPLVETLLQVYEDHTGEKGYEQIIGGGTYGRLLKRGVAYGAMFPGYTDTMHQANEFMSLDDLFRATAIYADAIYRLAK, via the coding sequence ATGACAATCAATTGGCAAAAAGAAGTCGAAGCACGTAAAGAAGACTTGCTTGAAGACTTAAAAAATCTTTTACGCGTAAGCAGTGAACGTGATGATTCAAAAGCAACTGCAGATGCACCATTTGGACCTGGGCCTCGTGACGCATTGAAACACATGCTTGCTTATGGTGAACGTGATGGCTTCGTTGTAAAAAACGTGGACAATTACGCAGGACACATCGATTTAGGTGAAGGAGACGAAACCTTAGGGATTTTTGGGCATATGGATGTTGTGCCTGCTGGCGATGGTTGGGATACTGATCCTTACGAACCAGTGATCAAAGACGGAAAAATCTTTGCTCGTGGGTCAAGTGATGACAAAGGTCCAAGTATGGCTGCCTATTATGCGATGAAAATCATCAAAGACCTAGATTTAGAATTATCGAAAAAAGTTCGCTTTGTCGTAGGTAGTGATGAAGAAAGTGGTTGGGCAGATATGGCTTACTACTTTGAACATGAAGAAGAACCTGATTTCGGTTTCTCACCAGATGCGGAATTCCCGATCATCAACGGAGAAAAAGGCAATGTTTCTTTCGCATTCCGTTTTAAAGGCGATAATGCCGGCGACTATGTATTGAAATCATTTACGTCAGGTTTACGTGAAAACATGGTGCCAGGAACAGCGACTGCAAAAATTGAAGTACCAAGCGCAGATGCAGCAGTTGCATTAGAAAAGGCATTTTATGAATTTATTGAAGCAAACCCAATCAATGGTTCGATTGAAGCAGAACATACATTTGTTACGATCAACGTAGTCGGAAAAGGGGCACATGGCGCAAGCCCACAATCTGGGATCAATGCCGGCTCTTTCTTAGCGAGCTTCCTTGATAATTATGAATTTATTGGTGCAGCTAAACAATTCATCCATGTGGCAGCTACTTACGTCCATGAAGACTTTTATGGTGAGAAATTAGGCGTTGCCCACGAAGACGAAAAAATGGGTAAACTAACAATGAACGCTGGGTTGTTTGCGTTTAAAGAAAATGGTTCAGAAGACGATAACTATATCAACATGAACTTCCGTTTTCCTAAAGGCACAACCACAGATGAATTAGAAAGCAAACTGAACAAAACAGTAGCAGACGAAGGTGCCTCAGTTACTCGTGGTGCCCGTGTAATGGAACCACATTATGTACCAATGGATGATCCGTTGGTTGAAACATTATTACAAGTCTACGAAGATCATACCGGCGAAAAAGGCTATGAGCAAATCATCGGTGGTGGCACATATGGACGCTTATTAAAACGCGGTGTGGCGTATGGCGCAATGTTCCCAGGCTACACAGATACGATGCACCAAGCAAATGAATTTATGAGTCTAGATGACTTGTTCCGTGCGACAGCGATTTATGCGGATGCTATCTATCGTTTGGCGAAGTAA
- a CDS encoding GntR family transcriptional regulator produces the protein MPKYIEIARSLKNKIIEGEFKEGELLPNQEALAKTYHTSRVTVRKAIQLLIDESLLYTRRGSGTYVRSNIKKDNESVTQINSVFGTSAQEGTAVTSKIIRFDVRFPTSYESEELKIKATDPVYDIKRVRYVDEEARSIETSIMPLKYIKDLDEEILKGSIYNYIREELGYVVSAARRVIIASKANHLDSEEFEIEVGDPILETNQIVFFDDGTPFDLSKTRYPYTSGKIVADIN, from the coding sequence ATGCCTAAATACATCGAAATCGCTCGTTCTTTGAAAAATAAGATTATCGAGGGTGAATTTAAAGAAGGCGAGCTATTACCAAACCAAGAAGCATTGGCAAAAACCTATCATACGAGTCGAGTAACTGTCAGAAAAGCGATACAGTTATTGATTGATGAATCTTTACTTTACACGAGACGGGGATCAGGGACATATGTTAGGAGCAATATAAAAAAGGACAATGAGAGTGTGACCCAGATCAATAGCGTATTTGGGACTTCTGCTCAAGAAGGGACGGCGGTGACCAGTAAAATCATCCGCTTTGATGTGCGTTTTCCCACTTCTTATGAGTCTGAAGAATTGAAAATAAAGGCGACTGATCCGGTCTATGATATTAAACGAGTGAGATATGTCGATGAAGAGGCGAGAAGTATAGAGACATCTATCATGCCTCTTAAGTACATCAAAGATTTGGATGAAGAGATTTTAAAGGGGTCTATCTATAACTATATCAGAGAAGAGTTAGGTTATGTGGTCAGTGCGGCCCGTCGAGTGATCATTGCTTCAAAAGCAAATCATTTAGACAGTGAAGAGTTTGAGATCGAGGTAGGCGACCCGATTTTGGAAACCAATCAGATCGTCTTTTTTGATGATGGTACGCCGTTTGATCTATCTAAGACAAGATATCCCTATACGTCAGGGAAAATAGTAGCAGATATCAATTAG
- a CDS encoding PTS sugar transporter subunit IIC encodes MDEKKREALMGKFVLTAQKIGNQVYLRTLRDSFATIMPLFILAGIAILINSVVLDPSGWFQNMISADTMASWQNWGSIITNSTLNITGIILVITIGYFLSKNREYDNPIGVVIAVVPAFLTLLPTMIETTPINGETAVEISGVISYGNIGSKGVFAAIITGLLATELYIRLTRSKKLQVNLGDSVPPAVGKSFNTMFPLIIVVSLFAFASFLIQLTGNDFMRIIEQFIQEPLRGVGTSFIGYLFLVCFGNLLFSFGIHQSVITGPILDPLLMVNMNENMAATANGEAAPHIINSAFHQVYGALMGGTGSTIALVIAILIFSRYQAYKDLSKLALGPNIFNINEPVIFGLPIVFNLPMIIPFVLSPIIGTTIGYLATSMQLVNRCVVPIPWTTPPFLSGFLATAGDWRAIVVQAVIIVALVFFYLPFLKISERVARTNAEMSLS; translated from the coding sequence ATGGATGAGAAAAAAAGGGAAGCTTTGATGGGGAAATTTGTTTTAACAGCTCAAAAAATCGGCAATCAAGTTTATTTAAGAACACTACGTGATTCATTTGCTACTATCATGCCTTTATTCATTTTAGCAGGTATTGCTATTTTAATTAATTCGGTAGTGTTAGATCCGTCAGGTTGGTTCCAAAATATGATCAGCGCGGACACAATGGCATCTTGGCAAAACTGGGGATCGATCATTACGAACTCGACCCTTAATATCACTGGGATTATTCTTGTGATCACCATTGGCTATTTCTTGTCAAAAAATAGAGAGTATGATAATCCAATTGGCGTCGTGATCGCTGTTGTTCCAGCATTTTTGACGTTGCTTCCAACAATGATCGAGACAACGCCGATCAATGGGGAAACGGCTGTGGAAATCAGTGGGGTCATCAGTTACGGGAATATTGGTTCAAAAGGAGTCTTTGCTGCCATCATTACTGGATTATTGGCAACAGAGCTATACATTCGTCTGACACGTTCTAAAAAATTGCAAGTCAACTTAGGAGATAGTGTTCCGCCAGCGGTAGGAAAATCTTTTAACACGATGTTTCCATTGATCATTGTCGTTTCATTGTTTGCCTTTGCTTCATTTTTGATCCAACTAACAGGAAATGATTTTATGAGAATCATCGAGCAATTCATCCAAGAACCGTTACGTGGTGTAGGTACGTCATTTATTGGTTACTTATTTTTAGTTTGCTTTGGCAACTTACTATTTTCTTTCGGTATTCACCAATCTGTCATCACAGGTCCGATCTTAGATCCATTGTTGATGGTAAATATGAATGAGAATATGGCAGCTACTGCGAATGGTGAAGCTGCTCCTCACATCATTAACTCAGCGTTTCACCAAGTATATGGCGCTTTGATGGGTGGAACGGGTTCGACGATTGCTTTAGTGATAGCAATATTGATTTTTAGTCGCTATCAAGCATATAAAGATTTATCTAAGTTGGCGTTAGGCCCTAATATTTTCAACATCAATGAACCTGTGATTTTTGGATTACCGATCGTCTTCAACTTACCGATGATCATTCCTTTTGTATTGTCACCGATCATAGGTACGACCATTGGCTATTTAGCAACATCGATGCAGCTAGTCAATCGCTGTGTGGTGCCAATTCCTTGGACGACACCACCATTTTTAAGTGGCTTTTTAGCAACAGCAGGTGATTGGCGAGCAATTGTTGTTCAAGCGGTCATTATCGTTGCGTTAGTTTTCTTCTATCTGCCATTCTTGAAAATCAGTGAACGGGTTGCTCGTACAAATGCTGAGATGAGTCTTTCTTAA
- a CDS encoding glycoside hydrolase family 1 protein: protein MVKEKFFWGDSSSSMQTEGAWNEGGKGLSVYDLREATETTSDWKHGIDRYHRYEEDLDLMQEMGMNFYRFQTSWSRVNPTGDGTFNEEGLLFYDRYIDAMLKRNIEPMLCLYHFDMPLHLAQNYDGFMSKHVVDAFVEYGKKMVDRYKNKVKYWVTFNEQNLYSTPWALLYGGTLNTEDTADNIHQIAHNIMVAHAKIANYIHETTDGQIGGMLAYSNMYPATNHPKDVLIAREWDEFINQNLLDAFCGRGYSKQVLTFEEQHLNVDMTEEELAEIGKVTSDYLAFSYYCTGSISHKNIPTDVAPNYYLTYGEVENPFVSMNEWNLGIDPLGFRDIINKMYQKYDVPIFPVENGIGTQEKWDGNTPIQDDYRIYYHEQHIKAMQDAMSLDGCEVLGYLGWGLIDLPSSKGDMEKRYGMVYVNRGNHDLRDMKRVPKKSFYWFKDFLEKEQG, encoded by the coding sequence ATGGTAAAGGAAAAATTTTTCTGGGGAGATTCCTCCTCAAGTATGCAAACGGAAGGTGCTTGGAACGAAGGCGGAAAAGGATTGTCTGTTTATGACCTTCGTGAAGCGACTGAAACTACTTCAGATTGGAAACATGGGATTGATCGCTATCATAGATATGAAGAAGATCTTGATTTGATGCAAGAAATGGGCATGAATTTTTATCGCTTCCAAACTTCTTGGTCACGTGTCAATCCTACAGGTGATGGGACATTCAATGAAGAAGGACTCTTGTTTTATGATCGTTACATTGATGCGATGCTAAAACGGAATATTGAACCCATGCTATGTCTCTATCATTTTGATATGCCACTTCATCTTGCACAAAATTACGATGGGTTTATGAGTAAACACGTCGTAGATGCTTTTGTGGAATATGGAAAAAAAATGGTGGATCGTTACAAGAATAAAGTCAAGTATTGGGTAACTTTCAATGAACAAAACTTGTATTCAACACCGTGGGCACTATTATACGGGGGAACATTGAATACGGAAGATACAGCGGATAACATTCATCAAATCGCGCATAATATCATGGTCGCACATGCCAAAATCGCCAACTATATCCATGAAACGACAGATGGTCAAATTGGCGGGATGTTAGCCTATTCCAATATGTACCCTGCGACAAATCACCCCAAAGATGTATTAATTGCGAGAGAATGGGATGAATTTATCAACCAGAATCTTTTAGATGCCTTTTGCGGACGTGGTTATTCGAAACAAGTTTTGACGTTTGAAGAACAGCATTTGAACGTAGATATGACAGAGGAAGAACTTGCTGAGATCGGAAAAGTAACAAGTGATTATTTAGCATTCAGTTACTATTGTACCGGAAGTATCAGTCATAAAAACATTCCAACAGATGTCGCACCAAACTATTATTTGACGTATGGTGAAGTGGAAAATCCATTTGTTTCGATGAATGAATGGAATCTGGGAATTGATCCTCTTGGATTTAGAGATATCATCAACAAGATGTATCAAAAGTACGATGTACCGATTTTCCCCGTTGAAAATGGGATAGGCACGCAGGAAAAGTGGGATGGCAATACACCTATTCAAGACGACTACCGCATTTATTACCATGAACAGCATATCAAAGCGATGCAAGATGCAATGAGCCTGGACGGCTGTGAAGTACTAGGTTATCTTGGCTGGGGATTGATTGATCTACCTAGCTCAAAAGGTGATATGGAAAAAAGATACGGGATGGTTTACGTTAATAGAGGAAATCATGATCTACGTGATATGAAACGCGTACCTAAAAAAAGCTTCTATTGGTTCAAAGATTTTCTTGAAAAAGAGCAAGGCTGA
- a CDS encoding PH domain-containing protein produces the protein MGLFDGLMGNATQKDTTNITREVQEILIPMEQVELAFKLVRDLIIFTDRRMIIVDKQGMTGKKSEYKSIPYRSISRFSIETSGHFDLDAELKIWISSAELPAESLQFRKDKNIIAVQQALATAVLS, from the coding sequence ATGGGGCTATTTGATGGCTTGATGGGAAATGCTACCCAAAAAGATACAACGAATATCACAAGAGAAGTTCAAGAAATCCTGATTCCAATGGAACAGGTAGAGTTAGCGTTCAAATTAGTACGTGATTTGATTATTTTTACCGACCGTCGGATGATTATCGTCGATAAACAAGGAATGACCGGTAAAAAAAGTGAATATAAATCGATCCCTTACCGCTCGATTTCACGTTTTTCGATTGAAACAAGTGGGCATTTTGATTTAGATGCCGAATTGAAAATTTGGATTTCTAGCGCAGAACTACCCGCAGAGTCTTTACAATTCAGAAAAGATAAGAATATCATCGCCGTACAACAGGCGCTAGCAACAGCTGTCTTATCTTAA
- a CDS encoding NAD-dependent succinate-semialdehyde dehydrogenase, whose product MGKYDLPQVETHLYINGKWLEGSEGTVDVVNPATGETLASVQQGGEKETKEAIEAANKAFEGWSRTAPSERAKLMNKMADLVEEDSERLAKIMTMEQGKPLAQATAEIQTNVENLRWNAAQGQRIMGEIIPSPEGKQWQARKQPVGVVGAITPWNFPSNMIIRKISPAIAAGCTVILKPAKSTPLSALALMELFHKAGFPDGVVNIVMGDSSTIGKILSESDDIQKITFTGSTEVGQILNEQAAPTLKKVSMELGGHAPFIIFPDADVELAVDTLIKTKFINNGQVCTSPNRIFIHKEIKEQATKLIVEKIREVTVGNGLDDPTTGPLINEEGVKKVEEQLEDAVAKGAEILAGGHRLTDGEYANGFFFEPTVLDGVKKEMDIFYNETFGPVIPIITFEDEEQVIKDANDTIFGLASYFFATNIHTINNVSNKLQYGMVGVNDTTISNSATPFGGVKHSGFGRENGTFGVEEYVEVKFVTIASEK is encoded by the coding sequence ATGGGGAAATATGATTTACCGCAAGTAGAAACTCATCTTTATATTAATGGCAAATGGCTTGAAGGCTCTGAAGGAACAGTTGATGTCGTCAATCCAGCAACTGGTGAAACGTTAGCAAGCGTTCAACAAGGTGGCGAAAAAGAGACAAAAGAAGCCATTGAAGCTGCCAACAAGGCATTCGAAGGTTGGTCAAGAACGGCACCAAGCGAACGAGCAAAATTAATGAATAAAATGGCTGATCTAGTAGAAGAAGACAGCGAACGTTTAGCAAAAATCATGACGATGGAGCAAGGGAAACCGCTTGCTCAAGCGACGGCAGAAATCCAAACAAATGTCGAAAACCTTCGCTGGAATGCAGCGCAAGGCCAACGAATCATGGGAGAAATCATTCCTTCACCTGAAGGGAAACAATGGCAAGCACGTAAACAACCAGTAGGTGTCGTCGGCGCCATCACACCATGGAACTTTCCATCCAACATGATCATTCGTAAAATCTCGCCGGCAATCGCCGCAGGCTGTACGGTTATCTTAAAACCAGCAAAATCAACACCTCTATCAGCACTTGCGCTGATGGAACTATTCCACAAAGCTGGCTTTCCAGATGGCGTCGTAAATATCGTCATGGGGGACTCCTCAACTATTGGAAAGATTTTGTCTGAATCGGATGATATCCAAAAAATCACATTTACAGGTTCAACAGAAGTTGGACAAATTCTAAATGAACAAGCAGCACCTACCTTGAAAAAAGTTTCTATGGAGCTAGGTGGACATGCGCCATTTATTATTTTTCCAGATGCCGATGTAGAATTAGCAGTCGATACATTGATCAAAACGAAATTTATCAACAATGGACAAGTATGTACGTCACCAAATCGAATTTTTATCCATAAAGAAATCAAAGAACAAGCAACAAAATTGATTGTGGAAAAAATCAGAGAAGTGACTGTTGGAAATGGCTTAGACGATCCAACTACGGGGCCATTGATCAATGAAGAAGGCGTAAAAAAAGTTGAAGAACAACTAGAAGATGCAGTAGCTAAAGGAGCAGAAATCTTGGCTGGTGGTCATCGTCTAACGGACGGAGAATATGCAAATGGCTTTTTCTTTGAACCGACAGTATTAGATGGCGTGAAAAAGGAAATGGATATTTTCTACAATGAAACATTTGGACCAGTGATCCCAATCATTACATTTGAAGACGAAGAACAAGTAATCAAAGATGCCAATGATACGATTTTTGGTTTAGCATCATATTTCTTTGCGACGAATATCCATACGATCAACAATGTAAGCAATAAATTGCAATATGGCATGGTCGGTGTCAATGATACGACGATCTCAAATTCTGCGACACCATTTGGGGGAGTCAAACATTCAGGGTTTGGCCGTGAGAACGGAACTTTTGGGGTAGAGGAATATGTCGAAGTGAAGTTTGTGACGATTGCATCAGAGAAATAA
- a CDS encoding glycosyltransferase family 2 protein — protein MNHTEKIAVLIPCYNEEATIPTVIADFKRELPEADIYVYDNNSTDNTYDLAVAAGAIVKKEPRQGKGNVIRQMFFDIDADYYLMVDGDDTYPAEAVHGLLEKLRSGEADMVIGDRLSNGTYFEENKRAFHDFGNNLVKNTITRLYKTKIRDVMTGYRGFNRIFVKSFPIMSAGFQIETELTIHALDKKFKLVELPIDYRDRPEGSESKLNTFSDGFKVIMMIIKMCKDYKPILFFNIWTVIFFLAGLFTGIPVIREFMLTSFITKVPSAILSTGLMILALLSLVTGMILDTVVTNAKKEYELNLYHVYHEYHQNKKEER, from the coding sequence ATGAATCACACAGAAAAAATTGCTGTCCTGATTCCTTGTTATAATGAAGAAGCAACGATTCCTACAGTCATTGCCGACTTTAAACGAGAATTACCAGAAGCAGATATTTATGTATACGACAATAACTCAACGGACAACACCTACGACTTAGCAGTTGCAGCGGGTGCTATTGTAAAAAAAGAACCTCGTCAAGGTAAAGGAAATGTCATTCGTCAAATGTTTTTTGATATTGATGCGGACTACTACTTGATGGTAGACGGAGATGATACTTATCCAGCCGAAGCCGTACATGGACTTTTAGAAAAATTACGTTCTGGCGAAGCGGATATGGTCATTGGCGACCGTCTTTCTAATGGTACTTACTTTGAAGAAAATAAACGCGCCTTCCATGATTTTGGCAATAATTTAGTTAAAAATACGATCACTCGTTTATATAAAACAAAAATAAGAGACGTGATGACTGGCTATCGAGGATTTAATCGTATTTTTGTCAAAAGTTTTCCGATCATGAGTGCGGGATTCCAAATCGAAACGGAATTGACCATTCATGCCTTAGATAAAAAATTCAAATTAGTTGAGCTCCCTATTGATTACCGTGATCGCCCAGAAGGTAGCGAATCAAAATTGAATACCTTTTCTGATGGCTTCAAAGTCATTATGATGATCATTAAAATGTGTAAAGATTATAAACCTATCCTATTTTTCAATATCTGGACAGTCATTTTCTTTTTAGCTGGTCTGTTCACTGGGATTCCTGTCATTCGGGAGTTTATGTTGACGAGCTTTATTACTAAAGTCCCTTCAGCCATATTAAGTACAGGATTGATGATCCTAGCTTTACTTTCACTAGTTACTGGTATGATTTTAGATACGGTCGTTACAAATGCAAAGAAAGAGTACGAACTGAACCTCTATCATGTTTATCATGAGTATCACCAAAATAAAAAAGAAGAGAGATGA
- a CDS encoding PepSY domain-containing protein, whose protein sequence is MYEESEQAYFKGGLAVGLGLGLLSGVATALWYNRNKTMSADEVLATIKEAFLDEGSIEGSWISFEKEPTRKFAIHSKAYRGGISRIEDGEVVYYEFLADAYTGTVLDISRKKGTDA, encoded by the coding sequence ATGTATGAAGAAAGTGAACAGGCCTATTTCAAAGGTGGTTTAGCTGTCGGACTTGGTTTAGGATTATTAAGTGGCGTGGCAACTGCACTATGGTACAATCGCAACAAAACGATGTCCGCTGATGAAGTCTTAGCTACCATCAAAGAAGCGTTTTTAGATGAAGGCTCGATTGAAGGCTCCTGGATCTCTTTTGAGAAAGAACCGACACGTAAATTTGCAATTCATTCAAAAGCTTATCGTGGTGGGATTTCTCGCATAGAAGATGGTGAAGTCGTCTATTATGAATTTTTAGCAGATGCCTATACTGGTACTGTTTTAGATATTTCTAGAAAAAAAGGAACAGATGCTTGA